The genomic segment AATATCGCTCGCCGGGCCTTCCATTTGACCTTGAATTAACGGCTGATGAATCATAATCCGCGCCGACGGCCAAGCGTAACGTTTTCCTTTTGCGCCTGCGGTTAAAAGGACTGCGCCCATCGAAGCCGCTTGTCCGCAGCAAACCGTAACCACATCGCTTTGGATGGCGTTCATGCAATCGTAAATGGCGAGGCCGCTCGAAATCACGCCGCCCGGGCTATTGATGTAAAAAGTAATGTCGTCGTGCGAAAGCGAATCGAGATAAATCAACTGCTTTACAATTTTTTCTGCGCTTTCATCATCGACTTGATTCCACAAAAAGACTTTGCGACTATTCGAAAAATACTCTTCGGCTTTTTTCATAAAGTCTGGAAGTTGTTCTTTCGCTTGATCTTTTTCTGTTTTCTTCGCGGCGTTCATAAGACTCCATCTGAATTGTTTTTTCTTCAATTTAAAAATTTTTCTTTTTTTGTTTTGGGGATTTTCTGCGGCGCTTTGCGCTACAAGGAAAATTTAGCCGTTTAATTAAATCTAAATTTCATCTCGTGGAACAAACAATCGTCGCCCCTGCAACTCCGAACGGAACTTCTGCGCTTGCCGTGATTCGCGTAAGCGGAAATGAATCGCGAACCATTTTGCAAAAAATGCTCGGCGTAAAAAACGCAATTCCTCGCACAGCAAATCTCGCCGAGATGCGTCATCCCGAAAGCGGAAAATTGTTGGATTCTCTCGTTTATATTTTTTATCAATCGCCGCATTCTTATACCGGCGAAGATTCTTTAGAACTTTTTCCGCACGGAAATCCGTTAATCGTTCGCAATATTCTTCAAGCGATGTGCTCAATTCAAAATGTGAGAATCGCATATCCCGGCGAATATACGAAGCGCGCTTTTTTAAATGGGAAAATGGATTTGGTGCAAGCGGAATCCGTCGCCGAAGTCATCCACAGTCAAACTCTCGCGGGCGTTGAAAATGCGCACAAACTTCTCTCCGGAAAATTTTCTTCCGACATTCACGCTCTCGCACATCAGCTGAAAAATTTATACGCAAGCATTGAACTCGACGTAGACTTTGTCGAAGAAGAAGCGGACCCCGATGTTTCAGGCTGGAAAGAACGCTTTGACGAAATTCAAAATCGCATTCAAAATTTAATTGCGCATTTTAAAAATTCGGGAACGCTTAATCGCAATCCGCGCGTCGTTTTTTACGGAGCCCCAAACGCCGGAAAATCCAGTTTGCTCAATGCGCTCTTAAAAGAAAATCGCGTTCTCGTAAGCAATATTCCTGGCACAACTCGCGACTTCATCGAAGCGACGTTGCATCTTTCTTCGGGCGATGTTACTCTCATCGATACCGCAGGCATCGCAGACATTCCGCAAAACGAACTCGATAAACGTTCGATGGAACAAAGCGAATCGGCAATTGAATCCGCCGATCTTTCCATTTGTCTCGTAGACATTACAAGCGTTCAAACCGAAGAATCGCAAAAGCTTTTGGCAAAAGCCCGCGCTAAAAAAAGTTGGATTATTTATTCCAAAAAAGATTTGAAGGAAAATTTTTCCGAGACGAATTCTGCTGATGAAATTTTTCTTTCGGCAAAAACGGGCGAAGGCTTGGAAAATTTTTGCAAAAAATTAGAAGCCACACTTTTCCCACAAGGTGAAAGCAGCGACGAATATTGGATTACAAGCGAACGCGAATGCGCCGCTTTGAAAGAAGCCTCCGCGGGAATTGACCGCATCCAAATTCTTTTACGCGAAAATCCCGCAGCAGAACTCATCGCTTTTGAAATGCGACAAGTCACAAATGCGCTCGCATCCATCATCGGAGAAATTTCTTCCGAAGATGTTTTGCAAACGATTTTCAGCGGATTTTGCATCGGCAAATAAATTCTCCCCAAATGGAAAAACCCGGCCGAAGCCGGGTTTACTAGAAAGGAGAGAGATGAAAAACGTTTGGGTAAAAAGACGCAATTAAGCGGCGTCTAACACTTGGTCAATTTTTGTGCTGCGGAGCTTTGCCAATGCGCGTTCTTTCACTTGGCGAACGCGTTCCTTCGAAAGTCCCACCATTTTGCCGATTTCTTTCAAATTCAAATCAGCGTCCATGTCCAAGCCATAATAAAGTCCGAGAACGCGATGTTCTTGTTCCGTCAAATTTTCTTTTAACAAATTGTTGAGAGAAGCTTGTTCGCCGTTCTTGGCTGCGAGCGCATCTGTCGCTTCGGTATCTGCCGGCAAGCATTCGCCGAGAGTCGAATCGCCATCTTCGCCGACAGGAGAATCGAGAGAAGAAGAACGTGCGCCCATCTGCAAAATTTTTTCAATTTCTTTTGCATTGTAACGGCTTGCGCCTTCGAGGCTTTCGGGGTCAATTACCATTTGACCGCCGACAACTTGACGCGTCTTTGTCGAAAGACGATTGAAGCGACGAAGCACCAATTCTTTTTCGGCGCTAATGCGCACCAAGCGAGCTTTTTCCGAAATGGCGCGGATAATATTTTGACGAATCCACCAAACCGCATAACTGATAAATTTGATTTTCTGATTCGGATCAAAACGGCGAGCGGCTTCGATTAAGCCCATATTGCCTTCGTTAATGAGTTCGCCAATGTCCAAGCCTTGGCCTTTATACAAGTTTGCAATGTTAACAACAAATTTCAAATTGGATTTTACAAGGAGATCAATCGCGCGACGATTGCCTTGATGGGCAAGAGGAATTAAAACTTTTTCTTGTTCGCGTGTGAGGAGCGGATACTTTGCGATGTCATTCAAGTATTGAAAGTAAATAGAATTCATCTGTCGTTACCTCTTTATTTTTTATAGCGACCTTTTCGCTACGCCTTGAATTTAAAGCCAAAATCCGGGTGAAGTGTCAGAAAGAGCCCTAGTTTTGGCAAAAGCTTCATCGCCTTTTTGTCTTTGTTTATCGTTTTTTTGTCATTATTCTGTCATTTTCCAAAAAAAAGTCCCTATATTGTGGACATGAAAACGATTAAGCAGAAAGAAAAATTGTCTTTGAGCGATTTTGAAAATTTTAATGCGATCAATTCTCGCCGAAAAATTCCCGAATGGCTCAGCGGAAGAAAGCCCGTTTCTGCGACATCGATGCGCATCATGATGCTTTTATTCTTTTTAGCGGTGGGTTATGTGGCAGCTTCTGCGGGAAGCATAGAGCCTTCATTTTCCAATAAAAATATCATCGCCGCATTTATCTGCGTGTTAAATTTTTTCCTCGGATTTTTTCTCAACCAAACTTTATTCGTTCCCAAATTTTTCTTTAAGCGAAAATTTGTCCTTTTCGCCTTTGTCAATGTTTTATTTCTCGTAGAATCTTCTCTCGTTCAAGATTTATTCATCCTTTGGGTAAGCGGATCTTGGGGACCTTTACTCGGTTCTTTTTACAGAATCGATTCGGTTGGACGCGCTTTATTTTTGTTCTTAATTTTCTTCATCATCACATTAATCGTTTGCACATTTAATGTGCTCTTCCGCTTAGGTGGTTTACATGCGCAAGAAGTATTCCAAAAACGCATCCAAGAAAATTTTTATTTGCAAGCAGACCTCGCATTCTTAAAGCAACAGCTTTCGTCGCACTTTCTTTTTAACACATTAAACAACATCACCGCTCTCGTTGATATCGATCCGAAACTTGCGCAAAAATCGATGATTCGCCTTTCTTCGGTTCTGCGGCAAATGTTACACGAATCCAAAGAAGAGAACGTTTCTCTTGAAACCGAACTTGACATTTTGCAAAAATATTGCGAATTAGAAAAATTGCGATTTGGTCCAAATATGCAATTCTCATTTACAACCGATGTGAAAGATCCCGAGAAACAAGTAGCGCCACTTTTCATGATGCCGCTGATTGAAAATGCGATTAAATATGGCATGCATCCCTCTGCGCCCTGCCGCATTGAAATTGCGATTTTTGAACAAAACGATGTTTTAAAATGTCACGTGGAAAATACCATCGCCCCGAAGACGGCCTCGACTCAAGTGAAAAGTGGAATCGGACTTTCCAATCTCAAGCGCCGCCTCGAAGTTTGTTATCCCGGCAAATACCTTTACAAAGCGGATAATTCGGCGGGCATTTACACGGCGGATTTACACATTGAACTCAATGGCTTTCAAACGCCAAGTGTAAAAGACTTTTCAATTTATAAAAATTAAAGCCGTCAATTCCTGAAAAATTTCCAAACAAAAAATACCCGAGCTTTTGGCTCGGGCATTTTTAGAATCACTTCTCTTCGTTAAGCAGAAGCCTTCACCTGGTTCACGACGGCAGCAAATGCTTCCGGATCGCTCACAGCGAGGTCAGCGAGAACCTTACGGTTGATGCTGATGTTCGCCTTGGACAACAGATGGATGAATTGGCTGTAGCTTAAATCAAATTCACGCACAGCTGCGTTCAAGCGGGTGATCCACAAAGTGCGGAATGCGCCCTTCTTGTCGCGACGGTGAGCGTATGCATATTGACCAGCATGAGCAACAGCGTCTTTCGCAAGACGAATGTTCGACTTACGACGGCCGTAGAAGCCCTTTGCAGCTTTGAGAATGTTCTTGCGGCGTGCGCGAGAAGGAACTCTAGTCTTAGAACGTGGCATTCTTACTTACTCCTTATGCTTTGACAAGCAGACGCTTGACTCTGTATTCATCGGATTTCTTGACGGTTCCGGCTTTACGCAAATTGCGCTTACGCTTTGTCGTCATCTTGGTAAGAATGTGGCGAAGACCAGCGCGTTTGAACTTCACGTGGCCGCTGCCGGTCACGCGGAAGCGCTTCTTAGCACCACCGTGGGTTTTCATCTTAGGCATTGTTTACCTCTTCGGTTTGTTGTGTAGCCTCACCTGCTGCCTTTGGCTCGGTTGCGGGCTTTTGCGGTGCAGCCTTAGGAGCTACTCCGCGACGTGGACCGTAGATGTAGAGAAGAGTATTCCCTTCCATCCGCGAATCCGTTTCCAATTCGCCGACATCTGCCAAATCTTCTTTGGCGCGTTCCATCAGTCGGCGGCCGTAGTCCATGTGCGCCATTTCGCGTCCACGGAACTGCATAATCAAACGAACTTTCATGCCATCTTCGAGGAAGCCGCGAATTTGCTTGATACGATACAAGTAATCGTTTTCTGCGGTCTTCGGATGCATTTTAATTTCTTTCAGCTTGACCACATGCTGCTTTGCTTTTGCAGCCTTTGCTTTCTTCGCTTGTTCGAACTTGTATTTGCTGTAATTGATAATACGGCAAACTGGCGGTTTCGCATTCGGCGAGACTTCCACCAGATCCAGTCCGGCGTTCTTTGCCATCTGCAAAGCTTTGCGCGTATCAATGACTTCTTGGGTTCCGTCTTCTTTGATTACGCGAACCGGAGAAATGTGAATGGCTTCGTTGATACGGGTGCCGTCAGCAGGACGGT from the Hallerella porci genome contains:
- a CDS encoding ClpP family protease, encoding MNAAKKTEKDQAKEQLPDFMKKAEEYFSNSRKVFLWNQVDDESAEKIVKQLIYLDSLSHDDITFYINSPGGVISSGLAIYDCMNAIQSDVVTVCCGQAASMGAVLLTAGAKGKRYAWPSARIMIHQPLIQGQMEGPASDIKIQAEEMLRIRSITSGIIAKTTGKTAEEVDRDTERDNFMSAEEAKAYGLVDEVKSIL
- the mnmE gene encoding tRNA uridine-5-carboxymethylaminomethyl(34) synthesis GTPase MnmE, which encodes MEQTIVAPATPNGTSALAVIRVSGNESRTILQKMLGVKNAIPRTANLAEMRHPESGKLLDSLVYIFYQSPHSYTGEDSLELFPHGNPLIVRNILQAMCSIQNVRIAYPGEYTKRAFLNGKMDLVQAESVAEVIHSQTLAGVENAHKLLSGKFSSDIHALAHQLKNLYASIELDVDFVEEEADPDVSGWKERFDEIQNRIQNLIAHFKNSGTLNRNPRVVFYGAPNAGKSSLLNALLKENRVLVSNIPGTTRDFIEATLHLSSGDVTLIDTAGIADIPQNELDKRSMEQSESAIESADLSICLVDITSVQTEESQKLLAKARAKKSWIIYSKKDLKENFSETNSADEIFLSAKTGEGLENFCKKLEATLFPQGESSDEYWITSERECAALKEASAGIDRIQILLRENPAAELIAFEMRQVTNALASIIGEISSEDVLQTIFSGFCIGK
- a CDS encoding sigma-70 family RNA polymerase sigma factor — translated: MNSIYFQYLNDIAKYPLLTREQEKVLIPLAHQGNRRAIDLLVKSNLKFVVNIANLYKGQGLDIGELINEGNMGLIEAARRFDPNQKIKFISYAVWWIRQNIIRAISEKARLVRISAEKELVLRRFNRLSTKTRQVVGGQMVIDPESLEGASRYNAKEIEKILQMGARSSSLDSPVGEDGDSTLGECLPADTEATDALAAKNGEQASLNNLLKENLTEQEHRVLGLYYGLDMDADLNLKEIGKMVGLSKERVRQVKERALAKLRSTKIDQVLDAA
- a CDS encoding sensor histidine kinase; this translates as MKTIKQKEKLSLSDFENFNAINSRRKIPEWLSGRKPVSATSMRIMMLLFFLAVGYVAASAGSIEPSFSNKNIIAAFICVLNFFLGFFLNQTLFVPKFFFKRKFVLFAFVNVLFLVESSLVQDLFILWVSGSWGPLLGSFYRIDSVGRALFLFLIFFIITLIVCTFNVLFRLGGLHAQEVFQKRIQENFYLQADLAFLKQQLSSHFLFNTLNNITALVDIDPKLAQKSMIRLSSVLRQMLHESKEENVSLETELDILQKYCELEKLRFGPNMQFSFTTDVKDPEKQVAPLFMMPLIENAIKYGMHPSAPCRIEIAIFEQNDVLKCHVENTIAPKTASTQVKSGIGLSNLKRRLEVCYPGKYLYKADNSAGIYTADLHIELNGFQTPSVKDFSIYKN
- the rplT gene encoding 50S ribosomal protein L20, with the translated sequence MPRSKTRVPSRARRKNILKAAKGFYGRRKSNIRLAKDAVAHAGQYAYAHRRDKKGAFRTLWITRLNAAVREFDLSYSQFIHLLSKANISINRKVLADLAVSDPEAFAAVVNQVKASA
- the rpmI gene encoding 50S ribosomal protein L35; this translates as MPKMKTHGGAKKRFRVTGSGHVKFKRAGLRHILTKMTTKRKRNLRKAGTVKKSDEYRVKRLLVKA
- the infC gene encoding translation initiation factor IF-3, with the translated sequence MPNRPADGTRINEAIHISPVRVIKEDGTQEVIDTRKALQMAKNAGLDLVEVSPNAKPPVCRIINYSKYKFEQAKKAKAAKAKQHVVKLKEIKMHPKTAENDYLYRIKQIRGFLEDGMKVRLIMQFRGREMAHMDYGRRLMERAKEDLADVGELETDSRMEGNTLLYIYGPRRGVAPKAAPQKPATEPKAAGEATQQTEEVNNA